One Cryptomeria japonica unplaced genomic scaffold, Sugi_1.0 HiC_scaffold_386, whole genome shotgun sequence genomic window, gttttaaataaaagaatattgAACGGAGAAATAGGAAAAATCAAATGATCTGGTATTGTTCGATTGCGTTTGCATTTCGATTTCTGTGGTAGTCCGTCATATGATAGGGAAGCtgaaatataaaaaatcaaatgaTCTGCTATTGTTCGATTGGGCTTGCATTTCGATTTCTGTGGGAGTCCATTATTTGATAGGTAAGCTGAAATAGGAAAAATCAAATGATCTGGTATCGTTCGATAGAAAAAATCAAATGATCTGTTATTGTTCGATTGGGTTTGCATTTCGATTTCTGTGGGAGTCCATTATTTGATAGGTAAGCTGAAATAGGAAAAATCAAATGATCTGGTATTGTTCGATAGTAAAAATCAAATGATCTGGTATTGTTCCATTGGGTTTGCATTTCGATTTCTGTGGGAGTCCGTTATTTGATAGGTAAGCTGTTATATCTTGAAATAGTCCGTTTTATTGATACGTGGTTTGCATTTAGAGAATCTAAGACGATGAATACACAAGCATTCCAAAGCCATTCATGTCCTGAAAGAGTGCTGTTACCACACACGGTAGACCTATCAAAGACTCGCGACTTGTGATGTAAATCAAACCAAGATCTAAATATTCCTTTCCTTGCAAGTAGCAACTTAGTAGTAATCAGAATACTTCCTAATATAGTATAAACAGGCATTATTTAACGCTCACTCATCTCCTTCACTCATACCTTAGGTCTCTTTCTCTAATTCATACTGAATCTTAGTTAGGCTCTAATTCTAATGAGATCAATGGCTCGACCAGGTCAAAATCTTCATGTGAAATTTTTTGTCTTGGTGGCCttatatttgatcatcatggccGTTGAAGCCCAGTTAATCACATCTCTGGAAGAAGTTTTGGCGTACAAAATTATGGTGCAGTGGGTGGTGGGTGATGTCCTCTAACAGTTTCTATCTTGAGTAACAGAAAGTTTACATGTTATTATTAAGGACTCCAAAATCTCGTCTTTTTAAAATTCTAATGGTTTTCAGGCGTTTACTCGTGCATGGAATGATGCTTGTAAAGCGTCGTCTGCAACTTTGAATGTAGCAGGTGGCAAGACTTTTCTGGTTAACAATCTATATTTCCAGGGACCGTGTCAGCCTGGTTTCACATTTCAGGTCTAAAATTTGAACATAATTCTAAAGGATTAAAAAACAATGGATTTAATACATCTAATTTTGTCGAAAAATTGTATAGTTCTATGCTATTTGTATTTGTAGTAATAATAGTAATCCTTCTTCAAAGTTTACCATACTCTAGATTAATTCTATGTTTGATCCTCATTCTGTAAATTTGTGCACTGATTCGAGAATATGGTAGTAGCTCAAGAcaaatttttaatgtttattttactAGGTCGACGGAACTATTGATCCACCAGAAAATCCGAGCAGCTGGAAGCGCACATGGAACTATTGATCCACCAGAAAATCCGAGCAGCTGGAAGAGCACATATGTGTGGTGGTTGTTCGAGCATCTTCAACAATTTACATTGACAGGGAAGGGCACTATTGACGGAAAAGGAAGTAATTGATGGGGTAAACATAAAAGTAGACCAACGGTTAGTAACCATTTACACTGCTGAACTTCTCTCAGTGTTTCTAGTTTCTGATACAGAATATATGTAAAATTTTACCTAAACCTGCACAGTAAGGTTCTAGTTTTAATTTTCAAACAGATTATGCAGATGAATCAGGAAAACTTAATAAAACCTGTAAAAAGAGAGTTTTTTTTAAATTAGCTTACAATAAAGCAAGCAACAGCCCTCAAAACCTGTAAAAACTACTTACATGCGCTAAAATTATAGATGCATATCATATGACTTTCTTTTTTCCGTAGGCCATTCAATTCAATGATGTGAAAGGGAGTGCACTGAGTGGACTGAAGGTGAGAAACAGTCCTCAATTTCATGTCACATTGACAAATTGTGACAGTGTCCAGATCGTGGGTATTACCATTCAGGCACCAGAAAGCAGCCCAAACACTGATGGAATTGATACGTTCCAATCCACAAACATAGTCATAAAAGATTCCACTATTGGAACAGGTAAAGGAATGAGGAATGTGGCAAATATTATCATTTTCAGATTTAGTTTTAAATAAAACAGTTTGAATTTCAAAGGGTGAATTGTCTTACTGATAACTATTTTGGATCATATTTCATGATTCATTTTGACTATAAAATTACTCTATGATACATCAATGATGTTATTTGATTACAAGTTAAAAAACTGATAAAAGAAAATGGATGTGACTATTATAACTTAAAAAAAGAAAATGGATGTGACTATTATAACTAAAAAAATTCATATCATAGATTAATTATGATCTCAGATTTTTTCTTATATTCTTAAATATAGTATTAAATAGCAGAGATTATATGTGAATAGAGAAATATGAGTACATGGAAGTTTGATGACTGCAGGAGATGACTGTGTGGGGATAGGTGATGGGTCTTCAAATATTAACATCAATGATATCACATGCGGTCCAGGCCATGGAATAAGGCGATTAACCCTCTAAACAAACACAAATACCTTAACAGCTAATAATAATTTATGTCTGTCTAAATATGTTATGCATTagaaattatttatattatttgtataATTTTGCAGCATTGGAAGCCTTGGAAGAGGAAACACGAAAGCATATGTCCATTCGATTCACGTGAACGGCGCCAAGTTGACATTAACAACGAATGGATTAAGAATCAAGACATGGCCGGTGATAGAGTCGGGAGCTTTTTCGGCGCGCAGGTCTGAGCGGGAGCGACAAGTAGACTGTGGAGGAGGCCTCCCTCCTCCACATGGTTTGATTCTTCTCTCCCCTGTTTTATCTTCCTGGCTTGTTTTTCTTTTTATGGTTTCGCTTTCTGTGCTGTCTCTGTGTTGCATTTATTTCTTAGGCGTCTTCCGTAGTCTCTTTCTTGTGCGATCTGCTCTTGGTCTTTAATGGAGTCTGGATGTGACGGTGCATTCACTGCACTGTCCCAACCTAACCCTATTTCCCCACTACTGGATCATTCCAGTATGCCTTCCAATAAACCTTCATTTAGAGATATTATATCTAGGGCTTCCCTGGCTATCTCTGACGATGCGAAGTTCCTGGCAACCAGCGGCGATGGAGGTGGTCGTTCAGAAGGTAAGGATTCTAGTGATGACCCTGAGTCTATCCTTATCTTGCCTAATGATTCTTTGGTTCACGAAATTACATTAGAAAAAAATAGACTTAAAGAGACTTCTATTTTCTTTGCTTCTGTTGATATTGATAAATGTCCTCCACGCAAATTCatggatgattggtttcataacTACTAGAGCTTAAAGCTTGGTTTTTGGATTTGCTTTTGTAGGCAAATTCAGAAAGGATTGTTTGTTATCTTTTTAAATAGCCATGATATGCAGGTTGAGGTTCTCAAAAAACAATATTGGGCGGTCGGTAAGACTTCCTTCCGTGCCCTTGGGTGTTCTCCTGAAGCTATTAGTGAGGAGGTCTTGGCTTTGTCATGCCCTAGATGGGTTCTTCTTAAAATCATTTTGCCTTTCTTATGGCACTTCATTCCCCATATAGTTGAACCAATTGGTAAGGTCATTAGGATGGATGACACTCCAGACTCATCCCCCATCTTGATGATCATGTGCTAATTTCCTTGAAACCTGGGATTGACATCTCTAAAGCGCTTAACCTTAGCATAGGTGGAGAAATCTACTCATGTCCTTTTGAAATCCTTGGAGGTTTACACGCTTGCTTCCTCTATAGGAAGGAAGGTCGCCTTCGCAAAGATTGCCCCATCATTAAAAGGAAGAAATTTGTTAAAGAACCACGTGTTGATAACCCGAGTCCCTGTGTTCCTTTGAATACTGCTCATGTGGTCTCCTCTGTTGAACTTGTCCCTACTGAAGCTAACAATAAAACTTTTGACAATAATCCTACCATTGATGTGAGCAACTCTAGCAAGCCCACTCCTTGCCCTGATTTTGGTTGTTTTAATGTGGACCCCCCTCACTACTCCCCAATTGAGCAAGCCCTCAAGAAACTGGAAAGCGATCAAGGGGATGATTTCTAGCTAGTCTCATGTAAGTCAAAGAAGCGTAGAAGAAAAAATGCACAACAACTTGCCTTGGAAAAAACCAACTTTGTTAAAACTCTGGAATAGGGTAAGAATAAAAAATCTGATGCCCTCTTAGACCATGGTATGGTCACCCAATCCTCTACTATTAAATCTGGCTCCAAGTTGATTGTTAAATCCATTGTTAAATCCTTTGAGAACCCAGATCGGATGCATGGTGATTCCAATATTCGAGGAGTCCCAAAGAGGCCTCTAGTTACTCTTGGCACTCTTGAACACAGTGGTAAAATGATTGGGGTTCTATGTGGCCCCTCCCCCCATATTGAAACCAGTGTGCATTCGGCCTTGGTTCCAATTCCTAGTATACTTAACAAAATTGGTGATGATTCAGTTATCCATGTTATTCCTACTAAATGCGATGATAGTAGTCTCTTTTCACAAGTTCCCTGCACTGTGAATGAGGAATGTCATTCTCACCCGAATAATGAGTTGAAACTACATTATGTTGAGTCACATATGGATCTCGACTCTGATAGGGATGATCTTGATCTCCCCGACTCCAATGTTAAAAGTAGGGGATGACCATTGGGATCCAAAAACAAGGGGcccctgcacaagaaaaacaataaGGAGCTAAATTGTTCTCCTGTCCAATCTAGTAGCCCGAAGGCTACTAAAGACTCCTAACTCTCATTGATCATGAAGGTTGTTTCTTGGAGCATTAGAGATCTGGAAGCTCCAGATAGGAAACATgttatcaaaatatttttaaataatattaaaaatattgatttcctCATGCTTCAAGAGCTTAAATCAACCAATTTCACCCTTCAAGTTAATCTGGATTTTATTTGGAAAGATTCTGCTAAAATTTGCTTGGACCACCCCAGAGGTAGAGGGGGTGTTGGACTTCTTTTTAATCAAAAATGGGAGAAGCACCTTATTCAGAAAGGCATTTCCTCGTGTAAGAGGGTTGTTTGGGCCATTTTCAGTATTGACAACTCTTCTTTCGGGGTTTGTGTTGTCTATGCTTCCAATGACTATAAGGAATGATATGAGTTGTGGAACTACCTTTCCTCCTTGAATGATATACCGTGGATTATAGGGggagattttaacatgattgagaaCCAAGAGGATAAAGTTGGTGGGAACCCTTTTGAGTGGAAAGGCCCTAAGAAGATCTAGTGGGATAGGTTTAAACATCAGAAAAACTTGTTTGACCCTCTAGTGGGTAGTAAAGGTGTTTATAGTGGTATCTAGTTCACCTAGTGTAACCTTCAGAAAGGTGATTCTTGGATTTACTCTAGACTTGACCATTTTTATGCTAAAAAGGATTTTTTCTCTTTTGTGCCGGATGAGAGAGGTAAGTTTGTTGGTTTCTGGCCTGTTACTCTCTCAGATCATCGCCCTattatttctaattttaaaatCCCCAACTCCTCGACCTGTACCTCTATTTGTAACTCTAGGTTCCTCCTTAACGTTGCCTTGCTTAAAGATCCTGTGGTGCTTGCTGCCACCAACATGATTAGACTTCTTAATAATTAGAACATGAACCTCCCCTCCCTTCTTAGTAAATGGAACT contains:
- the LOC131070523 gene encoding polygalacturonase-like; its protein translation is MARPGQNLHVKFFVLVALYLIIMAVEAQLITSLEEVLAYKIMVQWVAFTRAWNDACKASSATLNVAGGKTFLVNNLYFQGPCQPGFTFQKIRAAGSAHGTIDPPENPSSWKSTYVWWLFEHLQQFTLTGKGTIDGKGNYADESGKLNKTCKKRAIQFNDVKGSALSGLKVRNSPQFHVTLTNCDSVQIVGITIQAPESSPNTDGIDTFQSTNIVIKDSTIGTGDDCVGIGDGSSNININDITCGPGHGISIGSLGRGNTKAYVHSIHVNGAKLTLTTNGLRIKTWPVIESGAFSARRSERERQVDCGGGLPPPHGLILLSPVLSSWLVFLFMVSLSVLSLCCIYFLGVFRSLFLVRSALGL